The genomic window TATGTCCTAGCACTTATCCTGTCTttggtttaatttcttttttgcagAGCAGTCTCATTTGTCCTCTCTGATATTAACTAAGGTCCTGATATCCTGTGTCCCTTACCGGGGACTTTATAGTGCCAGATTATTTTTCTTACAACCTCCATCCATACTCCAATTGCACAaagtttatctcatttaatttcacagtttttttccttaattcaCAGCTAGATAAGGAAAGGTTATATCTATCTATATTGTCTCTTGgttttctatctatctatctacctatttatCTATGTATTAAGTAAGTCTTCATGTTTTGCCAGTTATGTTTAAGACATTGCATTTGTCTGAACCTATTTTATTCCCTCTCCctggtaaaaataaaaagtatgaaacAGTTAAGGCTTAACCAaagcaatgcattttttttttttttttggctggagATAGATCAACACACTTTAAGTCATTTTGTTCTCCAGAGGTTAGTTCAAATTACATTAAGTAAGTGATGTTGAGATACAAACTAACAATagtgtcttttattttctttttttaaatttttatttagtaaatataattttccaaagtacagtttatggattacaatggctttccccccataacttccctcgcacccgcacccctcccacctcccgctccctctcccattccattcacatcaagattccttttcaattatctttatatacagaagatcgatttagtatatattaagtaaagatttcaaagtagCACAAATAACGTAAATGGTCATCAGATACTGATCAATACCATTTTTCTCTTATACAGAAGATACATTTGGACAATGGGGTACTTTGTAAGTCTTGATCTAGTCTAcgaatattgaaaattatttgttACTCTGGGAGATGAGGAAGGGTTTCAAGATGAGGGGATCTCTTGCTTATTGATTATTTGTATGTGTTGGATGCAgcaattcatatttattaatttattctatcTCTAAAGTCACCCTATGAGGTcataattagaaatgaaaaaaaaatcaaggcacaGGGAGATTTAGTGAAACACCCAAAGTCACACAATCAGCGAGCCCCAGAACCAGGATTCCCAACAAACATGGTGCTTGTTCTATCAACCTCTCTGTCTGCTCTGCTGGCTCCCTCACCATTATCTAGGTGGTTTAATTTTTCTGTagcctcctttctcttcccccttttacttttccttcctccttttcttcccttttcttacTCCCTTCTTTTCATCTTCCCTTCTCTCTTGTTTATGTAAAACACTCTTACCTTCTGTCCATCTGATTTGTGgttgaattaaaattttactatgtgaaaaaaacaaacaaaaatcttttaacttgcaagtatttttaaatttataaaacaaaaactgtgaagTAGTGCCAAGAGTTCTTATATACCCCGCACCCAAATTCTCctattattaaaatatcatatTAGAATAATATATTCATcataattaatgaaccacacaGTTTCCCCTTTATTTTTGTCCAGCATCCCTCTATACCTCTCACCTCTCTAAGCATCTAGTAATGAATATTCTATGTTCAGACTGAATTTGCTTTATACTTAGCTCTCACATATGAGGGAGATatgtgctatttgtctttctgtgtctggtgttCTTCACTTATCTTGTTGTCTTCTAGTTCTAACCATTTTACTACAAATGAtggaatttcattcatttcaaagtagaatagtatttcattgtgtttatATACCACCTTAACTTTAAGTATTTATCTGATAGCATAGCATCTTAAATGAACACTGAGCCCTTATAGGAGATGCTGTCAGAGGTAGAGATAGTGCGCCATTTTTGTAGATCATTTTGATTCTCTTAAGAGGACCAAACCACCAGCTCTCATGGGAAAGAGTAGAAAGATGTCTAATAGTTATTGGGAATATGGGGCTCAAAATTCATTCTCCACTGGGCAGATGTGTCTCAAGGGTAAGGAAAGAAGTCAGGAATTGGTATgtgattttcttaatttcaaagtgaaaaaaaaaagagtaatgtcATGAGAACTACAGTCCCCATAGATCAATCAAAAAGAAGCATATATTACCTAAAAGAAATCAGGAAGTTCACTCCAAAACTGGTTCTGAATACTTTACAACTGGAAATAACTGCAACCAATATTGTAGCTCCCTCACAGTAATTTAAGAACATAATTTATCCTGCTAGAACTATTTTAGGGTATTTATATTTGAggaaaagtaaaagaagaaaggatCCAATTTATACTGAATGCAGAGAAGCTGGCTAGCAGTTCGGTTTTCCTACATCTATGATGAATGGTCTCTAAAATCTGTTCTCACTTTGCCTGCTGCTTAACTTGAGAGAATAAAAGGGAGTGCCTTCCTATAGAAAagatttacatttccttttctctttttctgttttttatgaaTTTAGGCATTGAACACAAAGAAATAAGGGATCCAATAGAAGTAAAACTGTTACTAAAGGTAAGGAAATTTCATGAATTGGTCTGTACATTTAACACTGATCTGAAGAAAAATTCACAGTCATGTTAATTTTCTCAATCATCCATTGGCTCAAGTTTCCAAGAGTACAGATAgactaagaaaatatatttagtaCATGCTGTAGCATCCATTTTTTATTACTACAATATTTGTTAGATCATTAGGAGAAATCTAAACAACAATCAGTAACaatatttcaaaactatttaTACCACTGAATTATTTCTGGATATTTCACTATCATTTTAAGAAACTCAAAGGAAGTTAAAGCGCAGTTCAAGTGCCTCTCGGCTATAGGGAAGATATTGCAGAGagcaagaaatatatttttcagaatattGGGGGAAATAGAAGCCTATGATGTACAACATGAAATAcgaaacaaattatttatttctaataatgCAATTTGATGAAAATGATTTCTAAGAAGAAAGATTggaattaaattttcttttccagaGATACATGAATTTTAAATGTAACAATATGTACTCTGGAATATTAATGAAACTCTCAGCGTTACAATAGCAAGTGCTCTATGTATTAATGAATACATCCTGTGCTGGATCCTTagtcataaatttttaaagatttcctcCCCCAAGGAGAATCAACTGTTTTCCTTGCTTGATACTACTGATTAATATtgctaaatttaatatttttaagttattctATTAGTGCAGAGAAAAAGGACAATATTCTAAATTAAGATTATCACCTTCTCCCAGAGTTGTATACCTAGGTTAATATATCAATTATTTTGTCATAATAATTAGAATATCTTCCTATAGTTAAGACTATCTTCCTATAGTTATTAAAAATAGCTGATTCTGAAAATGATCAAAGCTAATTGATCCAAATCATTTGCCCCAAGATCATTCATTAGGTGGCAACAAATCCAGTACTCAGATACGTCTTTTGACATGAAGTGCAACCCTTAACCATACATACTTTTTTGCTAGGCTTTCTATCTCAATTCTTCTGTTAGAATATGTATAtgtcaagaaaatatttttatgactcTATCATAAATTCATCTAACCAGATTCTATGTTTCATATTCTCTCTTATTACAGCTCAGATGATCAGATATATGAAAGACAGCCAAGGCAAAAACCAAACTGAAGTGAAGGAATTTATCCTGTTAGGACTCACAGATAATCCAGATCTACAGGGTGTTCTCTTTGTATTGTTTCTCTCAATCTATCTGACAACCATGGTGGGTAATGTGGGGATGATCATATTGATTAAGATTGATCCGTGTCTCCACAATCCCATGTATTTCTTTCTCAGCAGCCTCTCCTTTGTCGATGCCTCTTACTCCTCTTCGGTCACTCCTAAGATGCTGGTGAACCTTGTGTCTGAGAACAAAGCTATTTCTTTCAATGGATGTGCTGCCCAGTTTTTCTTCTTTGGCTCTTTCCTGGGGACTGAATGCTTCCTGTTGGCCATGATGGCATATGACCGATATGCAGCAATTTGGAACCCGCTGCTTTACCCAGTTATCATGTCTGGGAGAATTTGCTTCTTGTTGATAGCTACTTCCTTCCTAGCAGGCTTTGGAAATGCAGCCATCCACACAGGGATGACTTTCAGATTGTCATTTTGTGATTCAAATAGGATCAACCATTTCTACTGTGACACTCCACCCCTGCTCAAACTTTCTTGCTCTGACACTCGCATCAATGGCATTGTGATCATGGCTTTTTCCAGTTTTGATATCATCAGCTGTGTTACAATTGTCTTCATTTCCTACTTGTGTATCCTCATTGCCATCTTGAAAATACCTTCAACAGAGGGCAGGTACAAAGctttctccacctgtgcctctcacctcATGGCTGTCACCATATTCTTTGGGACGATTCTCTTCATGTACTTACGCCCTACATCTAGCTACTCAATGGAGCAGGACAAGATTGTCTCTGTATTTTATACAGTGGTTATCCCCATGCTAAACCCCTTCATATACAGTTTGAAAAATAAGGATGTGAAAGGTGTCATAAAGAAGATCTTACAGAAACGCATACTCTAAAGCCACTTTATCAAACACCTTGTTATGTAGAAGATACTTTTCATACTAATGCTATTATGATTGCTTAGGCTCTTTCCCTCTGTTAAAGTAAACGATTTAAAATGAGGTATATCAAGCAAACAGTTGGCCTCGCGGTTTAGGAGATTGCATCCTGTATAAGTTTGTGAGGGTTTGAGTCTCAATGTTGCTCTTGATTGCAGCTTCATGTTACGGAgatctcaggaggcagcaggtgatggctcaagaaattgctccctgtcaccaacatggaAGATCTGAACAGcattccaggctttggccttgaTTCATCCTGGACAtttgcaggcattggggaagtGAAATGGCAAATGagaatgtttctctctctttcctctctctctttctttctctctctctctctctctctcttctctatctctatctctatctctatctctatctctatctatctctatcattTCTCTCATCCTattttcctgtctctgtctctcaaatacaacAAATTGATAGGATTTATATACTAGTATAGTTtcaatgattttgtgactatttaaaaattcactttatatgatgaagttgaacatctttttccttgattactgtttatagcccttgcctactTTTCTGCTGGACTGTGATCTTTCAACTTAATTTTATtgaatcttttatttaacagAGGCATTAAGCCattgactacaatgtaaattaaaatacattatcacAGTAAAATTACATAAAgttgtcaaaaacaaaaataaagcaataaaatgttgaaaaaagcaacataaaaataaactgaggTCTACTTCCTAATCCTAGAGTATTACACATGTGTACATACACCCATCTTGTCAGTCAACACAGTGGGTGAGgtggtatcttttaaaaatatcaaatcattTAGCATTGGTTGATCTGTGCTTAATTTCCAATTCCAATATTTAGCTTTTTATTATATACACAATCTCAATTtcactatataatatatatgcatacacacatgatGCCTTTACTTGGTTTCTGGCAAACAGACGCTGAGACAGAAATTTGTACATATTCAGGAAGTTTATTGGAGAATATTCACTTTTTATGCATATATTCTTGATACCCTCCTGTCATTATGGCtgatttagctctttttttttttttttttttttttgacaggcagagtggacagtgagagcgagagacagagagaaaggtcttcctttgccgttggttcaccctccaatggccgccacggcttgtgcgctgtggctggcgcaccgcactgatccgaaggcaggagccaggtgcttctcctggtctcccatggggtgcagggcccaagcacttgggccatcctccactgccttccctggccacagcagagagctggcctggaaaaggggcaagcGGGaaagaatcctgcgccccgaccggggctagttagctcttctttaattaacacaagcTCTCTCACATCTTTGGAGCCTTATCTGGACTTTGTTTCTACTCTTCCCAAGCATTAGCATCTAAAATGTAGTTATGGATATAATCCCCTTCCAGACATGAAATAGATActtaagtatatatatacacacacacacacacacacacacacatatatgtatatatgtaaaccTATTTTTCTTATAATGAGCCAATCCTGTTTATTCTAGAAAAATCATTTTGTAAATGTGATGATTTTTACAATGTTATCTATTAACCTAtatcaataaataagtctttcagAACAAAATTTATTCAGAATAAAATCTGTCATTCTGATCTCTAAAAAATAAGTTGTCCACATTAAATGTCAGTGAATCAGCATGCCTATTTTATATTGCTAAAAACCTTTCATTCTATAGCTATGCTTAATTTTTAAgtcttagtttttaaattttattaatttaatttatgtaAGGATTTAGTATGAAATACAGAAactttttccatttccatttcagaAAAAGAATACATGGCAAATGctcaaatttcaaatttcatggaataataacaatatttattttgatattgatATAAACTATCTTATTGACTAATTTCTGACAGTGTAATTCATCATTTGTGGATATAACTCAATTCACTGCATGGACCTGGAACTCTCTTGTGTCCTGGAAGATAGACTTATGAAAACACCCTTATCTTCCTTATCCTAACACCATGACAGTGTTTGACTATTCTTTCTTATACATTTAGTCCTCATTTTAAATCACAAATGTGATGAATTGGCAATTTTATAAATGGTCCTAGTTTTCATCCTTGTATTAGTTTCAACATATGTTCATGacattaattcaaaatggaaGATTACTACCACATAAACCCATAATGTCTCTTCTCCAAAGGACCATCAACCCTCTCACCAGAACTTCCTTCCACTGATTATATTATTTTAAGCTGTCTGGTCTATCATGTATTTCCTCTCAGATCTCTCACCTACCACATCATCCTACATTTCACTCCTTTAGATGACCTCTTACACTGTTTATAGAGAAAAAACTTAATAATAACAAGTATAATATTCTTATGTTTACTACACTAAAAACCTACAATATGTCTATCTGTTTGTACTGCCTTCTGCATAATTGAAAATGACATTTAATTCTCTTTGTGCTAAAGATCCCATGCACATATATGTCAAGACATGTATTCAAATAGTAGGTAAGGATTTTGGCCACAAAGGAGAAACCAGCTTATCAAAGCACCAAATTAAGGTTGTGCTCTtgaggaataaaaaaaattaattggttGTTTAGAATTA from Oryctolagus cuniculus chromosome 1, mOryCun1.1, whole genome shotgun sequence includes these protein-coding regions:
- the LOC100345568 gene encoding olfactory receptor 5AP2-like; amino-acid sequence: MIRYMKDSQGKNQTEVKEFILLGLTDNPDLQGVLFVLFLSIYLTTMVGNVGMIILIKIDPCLHNPMYFFLSSLSFVDASYSSSVTPKMLVNLVSENKAISFNGCAAQFFFFGSFLGTECFLLAMMAYDRYAAIWNPLLYPVIMSGRICFLLIATSFLAGFGNAAIHTGMTFRLSFCDSNRINHFYCDTPPLLKLSCSDTRINGIVIMAFSSFDIISCVTIVFISYLCILIAILKIPSTEGRYKAFSTCASHLMAVTIFFGTILFMYLRPTSSYSMEQDKIVSVFYTVVIPMLNPFIYSLKNKDVKGVIKKILQKRIL